A part of Saccopteryx bilineata isolate mSacBil1 chromosome 10, mSacBil1_pri_phased_curated, whole genome shotgun sequence genomic DNA contains:
- the PFKFB4 gene encoding 6-phosphofructo-2-kinase/fructose-2,6-bisphosphatase 4 isoform X3: MTNCPTLIVMVGLPARGKTYISKKLTRYLNWIGVPTREFNVGQYRRDMVKTYRSFEFFLPDNEEGLKIRKQCALAALCDVRRFLSEEGGHVAVFDATNTTRERRATIFNFGEQNGYKTFFVESICVDPEVIAANIVQVKLGSPDYVNRDSDEATEDFMRRIECYENSYESLDEDLDRDLSYIKIMDVGQSYVVNRVADHIQSRIVYYLMNIHVTPRSIYLCRHGESELNLKGRIGGDPGLSPRGREFAKSLAQFISDQNIKELKVWTSQMKRTIQTAEALGVPYEQWKVLNEIDAGVCEEMTYEEIQDHYPLEFALRDQDKYRYRYPKGESYEDLVQRLEPVIMELERQENVLVICHQAVMRCLLAYFLDKAAEQLPYLKCPLHTVLKLTPVAYGCKVESIFLNVKAVNTHRDRPQNVDISRPPEEALVTVPAHQ; this comes from the exons ATGACCAACTGCCCAACACTCATTGTCATGGTGGGTCTGCCTGCCAGGGGCAAGACCTACATCTCCAAAAAGCTGACTCGCTACCTGAACTGGATAGGCGTGCCCACGCGGG aATTCAACGTGGGTCAGTACCGCCGGGACATGGTCAAGACGTACAGATCTTTTGAGTTCTTCCTTCCAGACAACGAAGAGGGCCTGAAAATCAggaa GCAGTGTGCCCTGGCAGCCCTCTGTGACGTCCGGCGGTTCCTTAGTGAGGAGGGGGGACATGTGGCG GTTTTTGATGCAACTAATACGACCCGAGAACGGAGAGCAACCATCTTTAACTTTGGGGAACAGAATGGCTACAAG ACCTTTTTCGTTGAGTCCATCTGTGTGGATCCGGAGGTCATAGCTGCTAACATCGTG CAGGTAAAACTGGGCAGCCCTGACTACGTCAACCGTGACAGTGATGAGGCCACAGAGGATTTCATGAGGCGCATCGAGTGCTATGAGAATTCGTACGAGTCTCTGGACGAGGACCTGGATAG GGACCTGTCCTACATCAAGATCATGGACGTGGGGCAGAGCTACGTGGTGAACCGTGTGGCCGACCACATCCAGAGCCGCATCGTGTATTACCTCATGAACATCCACGTCACCCCCCGCTCCATCTACCTGTGCCGGCACGGGGAGAGCGAGCTCAACCTCAAGGGCCGGATCGGTGGGGACCCAGGACTCTCCCCCCGGGGCAGGgag TTTGCCAAGAGTCTGGCCCAGTTCATCAGTGATCAGAATATCAAGGAGCTGAAGGTCTGGACCAGCCAGATGAAGAGGACCATCCAGACGGCCGAGGCTCTGGGTGTGCCTTACGAGCAGTGGAAGGTCCTGAACGAGATCGACGCG GGCGTCTGTGAGGAAATGACCTATGAGGAAATCCAGGATCATTATCCACTGGAGTTTGCCCTACGGGACCAGGACAAGTACCGGTACCGGTACCCCAAGGGGGAG TCCTACGAGGACCTGGTCCAGCGACTGGAGCCTGTCATCATGGAGCTGGAGAGGCAAGAGAACGTGCTGGTCATCTGCCACCAGGCGGTCATGCGCTGCCTCCTGGCCTACTTCCTGGACAAGGCGGCAG AACAGCTGCCCTACCTCAAGTGTCCGCTGCACACGGTGCTAAAGCTGACCCCTGTGGCCTACG